From a region of the Marinomonas mediterranea MMB-1 genome:
- a CDS encoding sugar phosphate isomerase/epimerase family protein — MQLELFRTLWGVTSPLDEITPKLKEVGFQGVEARIPLTIEERTVFKEGLKRNELDYIAILFTGGDVIPDQSETPQQHLQRMATLIEYAGELEAKFINVLPGNDRWPISEQVDFFGHAQALSDKAGIVCSFETHRGTSLYSPWLTLDLIRQLPELKFTMDISHWILVCERLLNRPEDDLFEYLKRVFHIQARVGYDQGAQVPHPAAPEYQEALKFHQSLWESVWQHHKDEGRTSTTMTTEFGPDGYLHHLPFTNVPVADLWSLNDWIATEEQAHFKHFIENSV, encoded by the coding sequence ATGCAGTTAGAATTGTTTAGAACCCTTTGGGGGGTGACATCGCCATTAGATGAGATAACCCCAAAGTTAAAAGAAGTCGGTTTTCAAGGAGTGGAAGCTCGCATTCCTCTTACTATTGAGGAACGTACAGTGTTTAAAGAAGGGTTGAAGCGTAACGAGTTGGATTATATTGCAATTCTCTTTACGGGTGGGGATGTTATCCCTGATCAGTCGGAAACTCCTCAACAGCATTTGCAGCGTATGGCGACCCTGATTGAATACGCAGGTGAGCTTGAGGCAAAGTTTATTAATGTGTTGCCGGGTAATGATCGTTGGCCTATCTCCGAGCAGGTAGACTTTTTTGGGCACGCTCAAGCGCTATCTGATAAAGCAGGTATTGTTTGCAGTTTTGAAACGCACCGTGGGACCTCTCTTTATAGTCCTTGGCTTACTTTAGACCTGATTCGTCAACTTCCAGAACTCAAGTTCACCATGGACATCAGCCATTGGATTTTAGTGTGTGAAAGGTTGCTGAATCGACCTGAAGATGATTTATTCGAATATTTAAAACGCGTGTTTCATATACAGGCACGAGTAGGGTACGACCAAGGTGCTCAAGTCCCTCATCCAGCAGCGCCTGAATATCAAGAAGCTTTAAAGTTTCATCAATCTCTGTGGGAATCAGTCTGGCAACATCATAAAGACGAAGGTCGTACTTCGACCACTATGACCACGGAGTTTGGACCGGACGGCTATCTACACCATTTACCCTTTACGAACGTTCCTGTTGCTGATCTATGGTCGTTAAACGATTGGATAGCGACAGAAGAGCAAGCCCATTTTAAACACTTTATTGAAAACTCTGTTTAG